In one Cryptococcus deuterogattii R265 chromosome 11, complete sequence genomic region, the following are encoded:
- a CDS encoding fumarate hydratase mitochondrial: MLSRSLRLTRTLPRVSVASRALSSTSYIMAEQKFRKEKDTFGDLQVPADRYWGAQTQRSLMNFDIGGPTERMPPPLIKAFGVLKKAAATVNQTYGLPADVAANIQKAADEVISGKLIDEFPLVVFQTGSGTQTNMNVNEVISNRAIEMMGGELGSKKPVHPNDHVNMSQSSNDTFPTAMHIAAVVEINEQLLPAMKELHAALKAKQDAFEHIIKIGRTHLQDATPLTLGQEFSGYVTQVERGIGRVEATLKNLSMLAQGGTAVGTGLNTRKGFDEKVAAEISKITGYEFVTAPNKFEALAAHDAIVEASGALNVVAVSFMKIANDIRYLGSGPRCGLGELELPENEPGSSIMPGKVNPTQCEALTMVAAQVMGNNTTISVAGSYGQFELNVFKPVLIKNLLQSIRLLSDGARSFTKNCVVGIKANEEKIKKIMNESLMLATCLNSTLGYDDVAAIAKKAHKEGLTLKESTLALGKLTSEQFDEKVRPELMLAPTDA, translated from the exons ATGCTCTCCCGATCACTCAGA CTCACTCGCACTCTTCCCCGTGTCTCTGTTGCTTCTCGCGCATTGTCTTCCACTTCATATATCATGGCAGAGCAAAAGTtcagaaaggagaaggacacCTTTGGTGACCTCCAGGTCCCCGCTGACAGGTACTGGGGTGCCCAAACTCAGCGAAGTTTGATGAACTTCGACATCG GCGGTCCCACCGAGCGAatgcctcctccccttATCAAGGCTTTCGGTGTCCTCAAGAAGGCCGCCGCTACTGTTAACCAGACTTATGGCCTTCCCGCCGATGTTGCCGCGAACATCCAGAAGGCCGCTGACGAGGTCATCTCTGGCAAGCTCATCGACGAATTCCCTCTCGTCGTCTTCCAGACTGGTTCCGGTACCCAGACCAACATGAATGTGAACGAGGTCATCTCCAACAGGGCCATCGAGATGATGGGTGGTGAGCTTGGTAGCAAGAAGCCCGTTCACCCTAACGACCACGTTAACATGAGCCAGTCTTCCAATGACAC TTTCCCCACCGCTATGCATATCGCTGCCGTCGTTGAGATCAACGAGCAGCTCCTTCCCGCCATGAAGGAGCTTCACGCTGCCCTTAAGGCCAAGCAGGACGCTTTCGAGCACATCATCAAGATCGGTCGAACTCACTTGCAGGACGCTACCCCCTTGACTCTTGGTCAGGAGTTCTCTGGTTATGTCACCCAGGTTGAGAGGGGTATCGGCCGTGTTGAGGCCACTTTGAAGAACTTGAGCATGTTGGCCCAGGGTGGTACCGCTGTCGGTACTGGTTTGAACACCAGGAAGGGCTTTGACGAGAAGGTTGCTGCCGAGATCTCCAAGATCACCGGCTACGAATTTGTCACTGCTCCCAACAAG TTTGAGGCCCTTGCCGCTCATGACGCTATCGTCGAGGCCTCCGGTGCCCTCAACGTTGTCGCTGTCAGCTTCATGAAGATTGCCAACGACATCAGGTACCTCGGATCTGGTCCTCGATGCGGTCTCGGTGAACTCGAGTTGCCCGAGAACGAGCCTGGATCTTCCATCATGCCCGGCAA GGTCAACCCCACCCAGTGTGAGGCCCTCACCATGGTTGCCGCCCAGGTCATGGGTAACAACACCACCATCTCCGTTGCCGGATCATATGGCCAGTTCGAGCTTAACGTTTTCAAGCCCGTTCTCATCAAGAACCTCTTGCAGTCCATCCGACTCTTGTCTGATGGTGCCAGGAGCTTCACCAAGAACTGTGTCGTCGGTATCAAGGCgaacgaagagaagattaAGAAGATTATGAACGAGAGTTTGATGTTGGCTACCTGCTTGAACAGCACTCTGGGTTACGATG ATGTCGCCGCTATTGCCAAGAAGGCTCACAAGGAGGGTCTTACCCTCAAGGAGTCCACCCTTGCCCTCGGCAAGCTCACCTCTGAGCAGTTCGACGAGAAGGTCAGGCCTGAGC TCATGTTGGCTCCTACCGACGCTTAA
- a CDS encoding translation initiation factor eIF-2B subunit alpha, with protein MESVASPQDYSDISIQSSASARTPSPRAFDVVAAYRRALEDDKVPHPIAAILALVELMEASTASTVTGLASELTVARQVLINTQASLGVRAGCQLWERFFALFPGVGEDFPAYKRSLISQGRSFCAITAPQCREKIAELAVDFLRDDCVILTHSYSRTVMQTILRAHKQHKRIRVYVTEARPGCLGMKTHQFLTANGIPCTVVLDSAVAYVMERVDMVLVGSEAVVESGGLVSSVGTYQVALVAKVMQKPFYALAESYKFLRHYPLSQTDLPIPASSDRPSIPLEFPSTIPDTHSIPGFLSRGSSLTPQSRSPQAPATPPHGIDGGGGGGGGGGVDGGRKYERMEMTKEMEAINPMVDVTTPDLIDFIITDLGAPLSPTSVSQYLVAQFSS; from the exons ATGGAGTCTGTCGCAAGCCCCCAGGACTATTCCGACATTTCCATCCAATCCTCCGCCTCGGCCAGGACTCCCTCTCCCAGAGCTTTCGATGTTGTGGCAGCTTACAGGCGAGCTTTGGAGGATGACAAG GTTCCTCACCCTATCGCTGCTATCTTGGCCCTTGTTGAGCTCATGGAAGCTTCCACTG CTTCCACCGTAACTGGTCTCGCTTCCGAACTCACCGTCGCTCGTCAGGTTTTGATCAATACTCAAGCGAGTCTTGGTGTCCGTGCAGGCTGTCAGCTCTGGGAAAGattctttgctcttttccCCGGTGTTGGCGAG GACTTTCCCGCTTATAAAAGGTCGTTGATCTCACAAGGCCGTTCATTCTGCGCCATCACTGCTCCTCAATGCCGAGAGAAGATTGCAGAGCTGGCCGTCGATTTCCTTCGTGATGATTGTGTC ATTCTTACCCACAGCTATTCAAGGACAGTCATGCAGACAATCTTAAGAGCGCACAAACAACACAAGAGAATACGTGTCTATGTCACGGAAGCTCGTCCTGGGTGTCTGGG GATGAAAACGCATCAATTCCTTACGGCAAACGGCATTCCATGTACTGTTGTGCTTGATAGCGCTGTTGCCTATGTGATGGAACGTGTCGACATGGTCCTTGTTGGATCAGAAGCTGTTGTCGAGAGTGGT GGCCTTGTTTCTTCTGTGGGAACCTACCAAGTGGCTCTTGTGGCAAAGGTCATGCAAAAGCCCTTTTACGCCCTCGCGGAATCATATAAATTCCTTCGTCACTATCCTCTTTCACAAACCGACTTGCCTATaccagcttcttctgatcGACCCTCTATCCCTCTCGAGTTCCCTTCCACCATTCCTGATACCCATTCCATCCCCGGTTTCCTCTCTAGAGGTAGCAGCTTGACTCCTCAATCAAGAAGTCCGCAAGCACCGGCGACACCACCGCACGGCATCGAtggcggcggtggtggtggtggtggcggcggtgtagatggaggaaggaaatatgagaggatggagatgacgaaagagatggaagcgaTTAACCCGATGGTGGACGTGACGACTCCAGACTTGATTGATTTTATCATTACCGATTTGGGAGCGCCTTTAAGTCCTACGTCTGTCAGTCAATACCTCGTTGCTCAATTCTCTTCATGA
- a CDS encoding CMGC/CDK/CDC2 protein kinase, which yields MCLDNKYKKIEKVGEGTYGVVFKAKDLDTGNIVALKRIRLEAEDEGVPSTSIREISLLKELNQDDNIVKLLDIVHSEAKLYLVFEFLDMDLKKYMDTIGENEGLGLDMVKKFSYQLVKGLYFCHGRRILHRDLKPQNLLINKAGDLKIGDFGLARAFGIPLRTYTHEVVTLWYRAPEILLGSRHYSTAIDMWSVGCIIAEMATRQPLFPGDSEIDEIFRIFRVLGTPDEDVWPGVGGLPDYKPTFPQWHPVDLADVINGFEPEGVDLIAQTLVYNPSHRISAKRALQHPYFDTVNLSAA from the exons ATGTGTCTTGACAACAAGTACAAAAAGATTGAAAAGGTCGGAGAAG GTACGTATGGCGTCGTGTTCAAGGCCAAAGATCTCGATACGGGCAACATTGTCGCCCTCAAGAGGATTCGTCttgaagcagaagatgaaggtgtcCCAAGCACCTCTATCAGAGAAATCAGTTTGTTGAAAGAGTTGAACCAAGACGACAACATTGTCAA ATTGTTGGATATTGTGCATTCTGAAGCGAAACTCTACCTCGTGTTCGAGTTCCTTGATATGGATTTGAAAAAGTATATGGATACTATTGGTGAAAATGAAGGTCTCGGTCTTGACATGGTCAAG AAATTCTCTTACCAACTCGTCAAAGGTCTCTACTTTTGCCACGGCCGCCGTATCCTTCACCGAGATCTCAAACCTCAAAATCTGTTGATCAACAAAGCTGGTGATCTCAAGATTGGTGATTTCGGTTTGGCCAGGGCGTTTGGTATCCCTTTGCGTACTTATACTCACGAA GTTGTGACATTGTGGTACCGAGCCCCCGAAATTCTCCTTGGCTCAAGGCATTACTCTACCGCTATTGACATGTGGTCCGTTGGCTGTATCATTGCGGAAATGGCTACTCGTCaacctctcttcccagGTGACTCTGAAATCGACGAAATCTTCCGAATTTTCCG AGTTCTCGGTACACccgatgaagatgtttggCCCGGAGTCGGAGGCTTGCCTGACTACAAGCCTACTTTCCCTCAATGGCATCCCGTCGACCTCGCAGATGTCATCAATGGCTTTGAGCCCGAGGGGGTTGACTTGATTGCCCAGACTTTGGTCTATAATCCTTCTCATCGAATTTCAG CCAAACGCGCACTTCAACACCCTTACTTTGACACTGTGAACCTCTCCGCCGCATAA
- a CDS encoding tRNA-splicing endonuclease subunit Sen34 — translation MSSPHSIPLYLVNGVATVWDAQSIIPILSDSILKLTTLPTAAATLHCVHNISGLRAGTLPGVAQQNGFLGLPLTLMQEETAYLVTQGIAHLVPLDPTPSPPSAETIKAHTAARVARLKALEERTREAETKRQEESKKAFDKGGEKARLKREARARAKAEKAKADGEGLFAEDDKGNIITAASAAASSPAKTKVKTKETGGAPAPGHFHIVPSHPVLSQHPCGSSESQPQSITSVPHPLFPFPTTPRQRALLGVFATLQSLSYRVGLGPRFGGEWLIYPGDYLRYHAHFTSQVIVRDEPIKPTEIVAWGRLGTGTKKAGLICCWDDGKRQDGQDNQEEKEEDVEFYSLEWANFG, via the exons ATGTCCTCTCCCCACTCCATTCCCCTGTACCTCGTAAACGGCGTCGCCACTGTCTGGGATGCACAAAGTatcattcccatcctctccgaCTCTATACTGAAGCTGACAACCTTACCCACAGCTGCTGCGACACTCCATTGTGTGCACAATATCTCTGGTTTAAGAGCGGGCACACTGCCTGGCGTAGCCCAGCAAAATGGATTCTTGGGACTGCCCCTCACACTGATGCAAGAAGAAACGGCATACCTTGTTACCCAAG gcatTGCCCATCTCGTTCCCCTTGATCCCACCccatctccaccttccGCCGAAACTATTAAAGCCCATACGGCAGCGCGTGTCGCGCGTCTGAAAGCGTTGGAGGAAAGAACAAGAGAGGCGGAAACCAAGAGGCAGGAAGAGTCCAAAAAAGCTTTCGATAAAGGCGGAGAAAAAGCGAGGCTGAAACGGGAGGCGAGGGCGAGAGCGAAAGCAGAAAAGGCTAAAGCAGATGGGGAAGGACTGTTTGCGGAGGATGACAAGGGGAATATCATCACTGCCGCTTCCGCCGCGGCTTCTTCACCGGCAAAGACCAAGGTAAAGACCAAGGAGACTGGCGGTGCACCTGCTCCTGGCCACTTTCACATTGTTCCCTCGCATCCAGTATTGTCTCAACATCCATGCGGATCATCTGAGTCACAACCACAATCTATAACATCCGTCCCccaccctctcttcccctttccaaCAACCCCTCGCCAACGTGCTCTCCTCGGCGTGTTCGCCACGCTTCAATCACTCTCATACCGAGTCGGACTTGGTCCCCGATTTGGTGGAGAATGGTTAATTTATCCAGGAGATTACCTGCGGTATCATGCACATTTCACCAGCCAGGTCATCGTTCGAGATGAACCTATCAAACCGACAGAGATTGTGGCGTGGGGTAGGTTGGGTACAGGGACGAAAAAAGCAGGATTGATATGTTGCTgggatgatggaaaaagacaagacGGACAGGACAAccaagaggaaaaggaagaggatgtagaATTTTACTCGCTTGAATGGGCCAACTTTGGATAG
- a CDS encoding U6 snRNA-associated Sm-like protein LSm2, with protein MLIFSFFKTLTDQVITVELKNDLSITGTLKSVDQFLNIRLDNISVEDPERHPHMMAVKNCFIRGSVVRYVRMAARSVDTTLLEDATRREAKEGKK; from the exons ATG CTCATCTTCTC ATTCTTCAAGACGCTTACCGACCAGGTCATTACCGTTGAGCTCAAGAATGATTTATCAATAACTGGAACTCTTAAATCTGTGGATCA GTTTCTCAACATCCGGTTAGATAATATTAGCGTGGAGGACCCCGAAAGACATCCTCATATG ATGGCGGTCAAGAACTGTTTCATCCGAGGGTCTGTAGTGCGGTATGTACGGATGGCTGCGCGATCAGTGGACACTACGCTGCTGGAAGACGCCACGAGACGAG aggcaaaggaaggaaagaagtaG
- a CDS encoding 4-hydroxybenzoate polyprenyl transferase: MLLLSRTRLFPRPHLSPLSLPLPLRPRVLTTSAIRRALPPPVPRVPTELVQPKEQQQLPVPAPTVFDKILPQWAQGAKPYLYLTRLDKPIGSLLLYWPCAWSITMASTVHHLPPTTPLFYMSLFAVGAVIMRGAGCTINDMWDWKMDAKVERTKTRPLAAGDVTQFGALTFLGAQLTAGLAVLTQLNWYSIALGASSLGLVVIYPFMKRITYFPQVVLGFAFNWGALLGWSAVAGAVDWTIAAPMYLGGAAWCVAYDIIYAHQDKKDDVIAGVKSMALRFPDTSRQVISTLSASFVSLLTFTGYMAGLGPLYYLISCGGAAAHLAWQCLTVNFDNRPDCWKKFSSNGWLGGLIWSGIAADYVQQVIFGVPA, from the exons AtgcttctcctctcccgcACCCGTCTCTTCCCTCGCCCGCACCTTTCGcccctttctctcccccTCCCGCTCCGCCCACGCGTGCTCACCACTTCTGCCATCCGCCGCGCCCTTCCCCCGCCTGTCCCCCGCGTCCCCACAGAGCTCGTGCAGCCGAAGGAGCAGCAACAACTCCCAGTGCCCGCACCCACAGTCTTTGACAAAATACTCCCGCAATGGGCTCAAGGCGCCAAGCCCTACCTCTACCTCACCAGGCTCGATAAACCCATCGgctcccttcttctctactGGCCCTGCG CCTGGTCCATAACAATGGCATCCACCGTGCACCACCTCCCTCCTACCACTCCTCTATTCTACATGTCCCTCTTCGCCGTCGGAGCTGTCATCATGCGAGGTGCAGGATGCACCATCAATGACATGTGGGactggaagatggatgcCAAGGTCG AGAGGACAAAGACAAGACCTTTGGCCGCCGGTGACGTTACTCAGTTCGGAGccctcaccttccttgGCGCTCAGCTTACTGCCGGTCTCGCTGTGCTAACCCAACTCAATTGGTACAG TATCGCCCTGGGAGCGTCCTCGCTAGGATTGGTAGTCATCTACCCCTTCATGAAGCGTATCACATACTTCCCTCAAGTCGTGCTAG GCTTTGCATTCAACTGGGGTGCCCTTCTCGGCTGGTCAGCTGTTGCCGGTGCTGTTGATTGGACAATCGCGGCACCCATGTACCTCGGGGGTGCGGCTTGGTGTGTCGCCTACGACATCATCTACGCTCACCAG gacaagaaggacgaTGTCATCGCTGGTGTAAAGTCCATGGCCCTGCGATTCCCCGACACTTCTCGCCAAGTCATCTCCACTCTTTCCGCTTCATTCGTTTCCCTCCTCACGTTTACTGGCTACATGGCCGGTCTCGGACCATTGTACTATCTCATCTCTTGCGGCGGTGCCGCCGCACACCTCGCCTGGCAATGCCTAACAGTCAACTTTGACAACAGACCTGACTGCTGGAAAAAGTTCAGCTCTAACGGATGGCTAGGCGGCTTGATCTGGTCTGGTATTGCGGCAGACTACGTCCAGCAGGTCATATTTGGTGTGCCCGCTTGA
- a CDS encoding metallo-beta-lactamase encodes MPTSQPLQLLFLGTATSTGLPLTPCLTLSTPYPQKWSNMVPLLQDRERLPSRSPSLASTASSSAYSNSTYDPEGEWPKNIPCACCRSAVDPDVPEGWKNKRGNTSVLLRKQTAEGDWKNVLVDVGKTFREQAMRFFPKWGVKTIDAVLLTHGHADAYFGLDDLREWCVRQGSAIPVYLNKETFRAVEETFPYMVDKTKVSGGGDVPQLIWKVIEDEGEFQVEGIDVRVFPVHHGIYFHSVLPPTNAEPVCDPPTKLEPEPLICLAFEFDASIIYMSDVSGIPQRTWDRMLRTSSKRQTILPTPVDSRGGDETPRGVPKNQSISDLANLSISSRGSRHLERTRAHNVPVLIVDALWPTQAHTSHFSLAQALIVALRLRAANTYVIGSTHPTSHFMWEEICNSLTDRGGRDYEVRDHPDAAQAEWLVKKVWDKVFGEGEHEGLGERWIEEGGRVQPAWDGLVLEVGGDQGLERADLISQGLLI; translated from the exons ATGCCCACGTCACAGCCCCTCcagctccttttcctcggAACAGCCACGTCCACAGGTCTCCCACTCACCCCCTGCCTCACTCTCTCCACTCCCTATCCCCAGAAATGGTCCAACATGGTCCCTCTCCTACAAGACAGAGAGCGTTTACCCAGCCGCTCTCCTTCGCTCGCCTCAACAGCCAGTTCGTCCGCCTATTCTAACTCAACTTATGATCCAGAAGGCGAATGGCCAAAGAACATTCCATGTGCATGCTGCCGTTCGGCGGTAGACCCTGATGTTCCTGAAGGCTGGAAAAATAAACGTGGAAATACAAGTGTCTTGCTGCGGAAGCAGACAGCAGAAGGAGACTGGAAGAATGTGTTGGTAGACGTCGGTAAGACGTTCAGAGAACAAGCAATGAGGTTCTTCCCTAAATGGGGAGTGAAGACCATCGATGCCGTACTGCTTACCCATGGGC ATGCTGACGCCTATTTTGGACTCGATGATCTGAGAGAATGGTGTGTAAGACAAGGGAGCGCCATACCTGTATATCTCAACAAGGAAACGTTCCGCGCAGTAGAGGAAACATTTCCTTACATGGTTGACAAGACGAAAGTATCAGGTGGTGGCGATGT TCCCCAACTAATCTGGAAGGTCATTGAGGACGAGGGCGAATTTCAAGTTGAAGGGATTGATGTCAGGGTCTTTCCAG TCCACCACGGAATTTATTTCCATTCTGTTCTACCGCCTACCAACGCCGAGCCTGTATGTGACCCTCCGACCAAGCTCGAACCCGAGCCTCTGATCTGCCTGGCATTTGAATTTGATGCCTCTATCATCTACATGTCGGATGTTAGTGGGATTCCTCAACGTACATGGGACAGAATGCTGCGGACTTCATCTAAAAGGCAGACAATCCTCCCAACTCCAGTTGATTCACGCGGGGGAGACGAAACTCCTAGAGGAGTGCCTAAAAACCAGTCGATCAGTGACCTCGccaacctctccatctcttcccgtGGGTCCCGTCATCTCGAGCGGACCAGAGCTCATAACGTACCGGTGTTAATTGTTGATGCCCTCTGGCCGACGCAAGCACATACCTCTCACTTTTCCCTCGCACAGGCTCTCATTGTGGCTCTGCGCCTCCGCGCTGCCAATACTTACGTCATCGGCAGTACCCATCCGACATCACATTTTATGTGGGAAGAGATCTGCAACTCGCTGACTGATCGCGGTGGGCGTGACTATGAGGTCCGTGACCATCCTGATGCCGCCCAGGCTGAATGGCTTGTGAAAAAAGTATGGGACAAGGTGTTTGGTGAAGGCGAACATGAGGGGCTAGGCGAGCGATGGatagaggaaggagggagagtcCAGCCTGCTTGGGATGGGCTGGTACTTGAAGTGGGAGGGGACCAGGGGCTGGAGAGGGCTGATTTGATTAGCCAAGGGCTTCTTATTTAA
- a CDS encoding acetyl/propionyl CoA carboxylase, producing MYLRSFTLPPVRPRPPSYVFLSLARTLIPQPPPPLVSSRPLPTSFKKASPQSESNKLFMEGLIRETETLRAQAKEGGGQKVLDRWKAKGTGKLSVRERVSALLDPASPFLELSPLAAHDVYPDALPGAGLVTGIGMVAGRKCMIIANDPTVKGGTYFPLTVKKHLRAQQIALENSLPCIYLVESGGAALPYQAEVFPDYDHFGRIFYNIARMSGMGIPQISVVHGISVAGGAYMPAMSDVVIIVKEQGRIFLAGPPLVKAATGEIVDEEALGGGDMHTSVSGVADYLATSDSHALRLAREAVRDLSPIPIAQAFPSASKATGIKEVIPPLYPTEDLNAIVPADPKQSYDPREIIARLVDGSEFREFKKEFGKTIITGFAEVHGYTVGIIANAGVLLSPSAQKATHFINLCSQRGIPLVFLVNVGGYMVGEKAERGGIAKDGAKMVRAVARAKVEKYTFIVGGSYGAGNYGMCGRAYSPRFLFMWPNARISVMGPDQLSTVMHTVQGKRAQENEKGAEEAERKRQELRDAIEKQSMGIYSTARLWDDGIIKPSDTRDILGLTLELAHEERAKRPHGRQGTRGEIGADGDSGDWGVFRM from the exons ATGTATCTCAGATCCTTTACCCTACCTCCCGTCCGTCCCCGACCCCCTTCATATGTCTTCCTATCCCTCGCCCGCACCCTCATACCCCAgccgcctccgcctcttGTATCCTCTCGCCCTCTACCCACTAGCTTCAAAAAAGCCTCCCCACAGTCAGAGTCCAACAAGTTGTTTATGGAAGGACTTATTCGCGAAACAGAAACTCTGAGAGCCCAGGCaaaggaaggtggaggacaAAAGGTTCTTGATAGATGGAAAGCCAAGGGAACTGGTAAACTGTCCGTGAGAGAGAG GGTGTCCGCGCTACTCGATCCAGCCAGTCCTTTCCTCGAGCTTTCACCTCTGGCAGCACATGACGTGTATCCTGATGCCTTACCAGGTGCTGGACTAGTTACTGGCATAG GAATGGTAGCAGGGAGGAAATGTATGATCATAGCCAATGACCCGACGGTCAAAGGCGGCACCTACTTTCCCCTCACC GTGAAAAAGCACTTGAGGGCTCAACAAATTGCTCTCGAAAATTCTTTGCCGTGTATCTACCTCGTCGAATCTGGAGGCGCTGCGTTGCCGTATCAAGCAGAGGTGTTCCCAGATTAT GATCATTTTGGAAGAATTTTTTACAACATTGCAAGGATGTCTGGAATGGGCATTCCTCAAATTAGTGTGGTCCACGGAATTAGCGTTGCAGGTGGAGC GTATATGCCTGCAATGTCCGATGTGGTTATCATCGTCAAG GAACAAGGCCGCATCTTTCTCGCCGGTCCACCTTTGGTCAAAGCAGCTACTGGTGAAATAGTCGACGAAGAAGCTTTGG GTGGAGGTGATATGCACACCTCGGTATCAGGAGTGGCAGATTATCTTGCCACATCGGATTCCCATGCTCTTCGTCTGGCGCGGGAAGCCGTACGCGACTTATCTCCTATTCCTATAGCCCAAGCATTCCCATCTGCCAGTAAAGCTACTGGAATAAAAGAGGTGATACCCCCACTTTACCCAACAGAAGATCTGAACGCGATCGTCCCAGCCGATCCAAAGCAAAGCTATGATCCAAGGGAAATCATCGCGAGGTTGGTGGACGGAAGTGAATTCAGGGAGTTTAAGAAGGAGTTTGGCAAAACCATCATTACTGGTTTCGCAGAGGTCCATGGGTACAC AGTTGGTATCATAGCAAATGCCGGCGTTCTCCTATCCCCCTCAGCCCAAAAAGCAACCCATTTTATCAACCTCTGCTCCCAGCGAGGCATCCCACTCGTATTCCTGGTGAATGTTGGTGGCTACATGGTAGGCGAGAAGGCAGAAAGAGGGGGTATCGCAAAAGATGGGGCGAAAATGGTCAGAGCAGTAGCGAGAGCAAAAGTGGAAAAATATACTTTTATCGTAGGGGGAAGTTACGG GGCGGGGAATTATGGCATGTGTGGACGAGCATATTCCCCTCGCTTCCTGTTCATGTGGCCCAATGCGAGGATCAGCGTTATGGGTCCTGATCAATTGTCTACTGTCATGCACACTGTGCAAGGCAAGCGAGCCCAAGAAAACGAAAAAGGGGCAGAGGAAgctgagaggaagaggcaggagTTACGAGACGCGATTGAGAAGCAGAGTATGGGAATCTATTCCACAGCAAGATTATGG GACGACGGTATCATTAAACCTAGTGACACAAGAGACATCTTGGGCCTCACATTGGAGCTAGCGCATGAGGAACGGGCAAAGAGACCGCACGGCAGGCAGGGTACGAGGGGTGAGATCGGGGCTGACGGAGACAGTGGTGACTGGGGAGTTTTCCGGATGTAA